Proteins from a single region of Thermovibrio guaymasensis:
- the dapB gene encoding 4-hydroxy-tetrahydrodipicolinate reductase, giving the protein MVKLAVAGGAGRMGRLIGKLALEDKDFKLVGVLERPDSPFVGKEFEPGIKFYRSIKDMEEKPEIVIDFTAPEGTMALVREAREVGFGLVIGTTGLTKEQIEEIEKVSKEVPIVYSPNMSLGVNLLFKLVEEAARALKDKGYDVEIFEIHHRFKKDAPSGTAVRLAEIVAKELGLNLEESGVYGRKGMIGPRKDDEIGVLAARMGDVVGEHTVYFATLGERIELTHRATSRETFARGALIAAKWLKGKEPGLYNMFDVLEI; this is encoded by the coding sequence ATGGTAAAGTTGGCAGTTGCAGGTGGAGCAGGAAGAATGGGCAGATTGATTGGGAAGCTTGCCCTTGAAGATAAGGACTTTAAACTGGTTGGAGTTCTGGAAAGGCCGGACAGTCCCTTCGTCGGTAAGGAGTTTGAACCGGGAATAAAGTTCTACAGAAGTATCAAGGATATGGAAGAAAAACCGGAAATCGTGATTGACTTTACAGCTCCAGAAGGAACAATGGCACTTGTGAGGGAAGCTAGAGAGGTCGGTTTTGGCTTGGTTATCGGAACTACCGGTTTAACAAAAGAGCAGATTGAAGAGATAGAGAAGGTTTCTAAAGAAGTCCCGATAGTCTATTCGCCGAACATGAGTTTAGGGGTCAACCTCCTCTTTAAGCTTGTTGAAGAAGCAGCTAGAGCTCTAAAGGATAAGGGTTACGATGTAGAAATATTTGAGATTCACCACAGGTTTAAGAAGGATGCCCCCTCTGGAACGGCAGTCCGCCTTGCAGAGATTGTCGCTAAGGAACTGGGCCTAAACCTTGAGGAGAGTGGTGTTTACGGAAGGAAGGGAATGATAGGACCGAGGAAAGACGACGAAATAGGAGTCTTGGCAGCAAGGATGGGCGACGTTGTAGGAGAGCATACAGTCTACTTCGCCACTTTGGGAGAGAGGATAGAGCTAACCCACAGGGCTACCAGCCGTGAGACCTTTGCAAGGGGAGCTTTAATAGCTGCAAAGTGGCTTAAAGGGAAAGAGCCGGGACTCTACAATATGTTTGACGTTCTGGAAATATAG
- the hisA gene encoding 1-(5-phosphoribosyl)-5-[(5-phosphoribosylamino)methylideneamino]imidazole-4-carboxamide isomerase — translation MFEVIPAVDIKGGKCVRLYQGRADMEKVYFENPVEVAKRWEEEGAPRIHVVDLDGAFEGVPKNIRIVEEIVKNVSVPVQFGGGVRTLKALEELFKIGVDRVVVGTVAVEEPQLFDQMVKAFPGKIVVGIDAKDGMVTTKGWVEVSGVSAVELARKMEEKPIWGFVYTDISKDGTLTNPNFSEVEKFASSTCKPVIASGGVAKLEDLIKLSEIRGVSGAIVGKALYEGKVSLKEALEALK, via the coding sequence ATGTTTGAGGTAATTCCTGCAGTTGACATAAAGGGAGGTAAGTGCGTTAGGCTCTACCAAGGTAGGGCCGACATGGAAAAGGTCTACTTTGAGAACCCGGTTGAAGTTGCTAAAAGGTGGGAAGAGGAGGGAGCTCCAAGGATTCACGTTGTTGACCTTGACGGTGCCTTTGAAGGAGTTCCTAAGAACATAAGGATAGTTGAGGAGATAGTTAAGAACGTCAGCGTTCCAGTTCAGTTTGGGGGAGGCGTCAGGACTTTGAAGGCCCTTGAGGAGCTCTTTAAGATAGGTGTTGACAGAGTAGTCGTCGGAACTGTTGCAGTGGAGGAACCCCAACTCTTTGACCAGATGGTAAAAGCTTTTCCCGGAAAAATAGTTGTTGGCATAGATGCTAAGGATGGAATGGTAACAACGAAGGGTTGGGTTGAGGTTTCCGGAGTTAGTGCAGTTGAGCTTGCAAGGAAGATGGAAGAAAAACCTATCTGGGGGTTTGTTTACACCGACATCTCAAAGGACGGAACTTTAACAAACCCTAACTTCTCTGAAGTTGAAAAGTTCGCAAGTAGCACCTGTAAGCCTGTTATAGCCTCAGGGGGAGTGGCAAAGCTGGAAGACCTTATTAAACTTTCAGAGATAAGAGGTGTTTCTGGTGCAATAGTTGGTAAAGCACTTTACGAGGGTAAAGTAAGCTTAAAAGAAGCTCTTGAGGCACTTAAGTGA
- a CDS encoding RNA ligase translates to MKIKLPEVLKEVEGNKFFKVIEKDGLIKVSYRFNSPKVFDSPIKRELRGITFSKGTGEVVSRPFHKFFNLDESEESRRENLEGKEFIFREKLDGTMLHPVILNGELKLLTQKDFENPQTKKGEELLKKKTNLYEFTKRMVEKGFTPIFELVSPEFQLVIPYDREELFLTEVRNNRTGEYLLERTEEELKEAGFELPEKITGKFEDVEKELKNREMVEGFVLKDFSAKEPFPLFVKLKSPWYYDRHYAFTYLHNIPPHKLFNLYLMGKHDDVFSKVLNRKLRERREEELRKMVELLLNLSDLVSKYRELPTGKAVKKIISQVKKQFSDKFKKLELEENYISEALRIAKKRGKFENFLGNKLYILLKEGKIILR, encoded by the coding sequence GTGAAGATTAAACTCCCAGAAGTCCTCAAAGAAGTTGAGGGTAATAAGTTCTTTAAGGTCATTGAAAAAGACGGTCTTATAAAGGTTTCCTACAGGTTTAATTCACCTAAAGTCTTTGACTCCCCTATAAAGAGGGAACTCAGGGGAATAACCTTCTCAAAGGGAACCGGAGAGGTTGTTTCCCGTCCATTTCACAAGTTTTTCAACCTTGACGAATCTGAAGAGAGCAGGAGGGAGAACTTAGAAGGGAAAGAGTTTATTTTCAGAGAAAAGCTTGACGGAACGATGCTTCACCCCGTTATCTTAAACGGAGAATTAAAGCTTTTAACCCAGAAGGACTTTGAAAACCCTCAAACTAAAAAGGGTGAGGAGCTCCTTAAGAAAAAAACTAACCTATACGAATTTACAAAGAGGATGGTTGAAAAGGGATTTACTCCTATTTTTGAGCTCGTATCTCCAGAGTTTCAGCTTGTCATCCCCTACGATAGGGAGGAGCTTTTTTTAACCGAAGTAAGGAATAACAGAACGGGAGAGTACCTATTAGAAAGGACGGAAGAGGAGCTAAAAGAGGCAGGATTTGAGCTACCGGAGAAAATCACTGGTAAATTTGAAGATGTTGAGAAGGAACTTAAAAACAGAGAAATGGTTGAAGGTTTTGTTTTAAAGGACTTTTCGGCCAAAGAGCCTTTTCCGCTCTTTGTAAAACTTAAGTCTCCGTGGTATTACGACAGACACTACGCCTTTACGTATCTGCACAACATACCACCCCATAAGCTCTTCAACCTTTACCTTATGGGAAAGCATGACGACGTCTTTTCAAAAGTTCTGAACAGGAAGTTAAGAGAAAGGAGAGAGGAGGAGCTGAGAAAGATGGTGGAGCTCCTTCTGAACCTTTCAGACTTGGTTTCTAAGTATAGGGAGCTCCCAACAGGTAAAGCCGTTAAGAAAATCATCTCACAAGTTAAAAAACAGTTTTCAGACAAGTTTAAAAAACTGGAGCTTGAGGAGAACTACATTTCCGAGGCTTTAAGAATAGCAAAAAAGAGGGGAAAATTTGAAAACTTCTTAGGAAATAAACTCTACATACTCCTTAAAGAAGGAAAAATTATCCTTCGTTAG
- the rplU gene encoding 50S ribosomal protein L21, with amino-acid sequence MYAVIKTGGKQYVVEPGQVLKVEKLNLPEGSEVEFEALLVRDDSSVKVGDEAKGYKVKATVVRHGKGKKIIVFKYKKKKHYQRKYGHRQHFTELQINEIVS; translated from the coding sequence ATGTATGCCGTTATTAAGACAGGAGGAAAGCAGTACGTTGTGGAGCCCGGTCAGGTTTTAAAGGTTGAAAAGCTCAACCTACCTGAAGGCTCCGAAGTAGAGTTTGAAGCTCTCCTAGTTAGGGACGACAGTAGCGTAAAGGTTGGCGATGAGGCCAAAGGTTACAAGGTTAAAGCTACAGTTGTAAGGCACGGTAAGGGTAAGAAGATTATCGTATTTAAGTACAAGAAGAAGAAGCACTACCAGAGGAAGTACGGCCACCGCCAGCACTTTACAGAACTCCAGATTAATGAAATCGTAAGCTAA
- the rpmA gene encoding 50S ribosomal protein L27 has translation MAHKKGMGSTKNGRDSIGKRLGVKRHDGQIVRAGNIIVRQRGTSIHPGQNVGMGSDYTLFALIDGVVKFETRRNKKFVSVYPVQ, from the coding sequence ATGGCACATAAGAAAGGTATGGGTTCTACCAAAAACGGTAGGGACTCAATCGGAAAGAGACTGGGTGTTAAAAGACACGACGGCCAGATTGTAAGGGCCGGAAACATCATCGTTAGACAAAGGGGAACGTCAATCCACCCAGGACAGAACGTTGGAATGGGTAGTGACTACACCCTCTTTGCCCTAATTGACGGTGTAGTTAAGTTTGAAACAAGAAGGAACAAGAAGTTCGTAAGCGTTTACCCCGTTCAGTAA
- a CDS encoding MgtC/SapB family protein: MDLFKELVNSEVWKLYQPYFISLIIGGLIGTEREFKKQREKVPFFGGIRTFILISLFGTLSAHVSDVFGVPYFFYIALTSLTFLVAVAQYLEGLPGLTSEVSALITFTLGALCYKEEFQLAAFTGVLILFVLSFKEQMHSFVKHLTLEDLYAFLKFAAVTVIVYPLLPDQNFYGVNPREVWTMVVVISTIDFIGYVLTKLAGERGVLITGLIGGLVSSTAVTVTFSSLSKVNSALTSEYAAGIVGASAIMFPRMTFLSSIVSPQFAKVLLVPSFIAFLLGIFFAYRIAKGSKGDRTEVKVQNPYELSTAVKFGIFYAFILFLSRNALTYFGNLGLYVVSAISGLSDVDAITLSVTKLFKTGSVEILAGVTAVLIAAFVNTVFKWFLTFSMGSRELFRQTTPGFIALIFGEVIGVALLFWLK, from the coding sequence ATGGATCTGTTTAAAGAACTTGTAAACTCTGAAGTCTGGAAACTCTATCAGCCCTATTTCATATCACTCATAATCGGTGGCCTCATTGGAACTGAAAGGGAGTTTAAAAAGCAGAGGGAAAAGGTTCCGTTCTTTGGAGGAATAAGGACTTTTATCCTCATTTCCCTCTTCGGGACGCTATCAGCCCACGTTTCAGACGTCTTCGGAGTTCCCTACTTCTTCTACATAGCTCTAACTTCTTTAACCTTCTTGGTGGCAGTTGCCCAATACCTTGAGGGACTGCCCGGTTTAACTTCTGAAGTTTCAGCCCTTATAACTTTTACACTGGGAGCTCTCTGCTACAAGGAGGAGTTCCAGCTTGCAGCCTTCACGGGAGTCTTAATTCTCTTCGTCCTCTCCTTCAAGGAACAGATGCACTCTTTCGTTAAACATTTAACTTTGGAAGACCTATATGCCTTTTTAAAGTTTGCGGCCGTAACTGTAATAGTCTATCCCCTCCTTCCAGACCAGAACTTCTACGGAGTCAATCCGAGGGAAGTTTGGACTATGGTCGTAGTGATTTCAACTATAGACTTCATAGGCTACGTCCTAACGAAGCTGGCTGGGGAAAGGGGAGTTCTCATAACGGGACTCATAGGAGGACTCGTCTCAAGCACGGCAGTTACAGTAACTTTTTCCTCCCTTTCAAAGGTTAATTCTGCCCTTACTAGCGAATACGCTGCAGGAATTGTAGGGGCCTCTGCCATAATGTTCCCAAGAATGACATTTCTCTCCTCAATCGTATCCCCCCAGTTTGCAAAGGTTCTCCTGGTTCCGAGTTTTATTGCCTTTCTACTTGGTATCTTCTTTGCCTACAGGATTGCTAAGGGAAGTAAGGGGGATAGGACGGAAGTTAAAGTTCAAAACCCCTACGAACTGTCAACTGCGGTAAAGTTCGGCATTTTTTACGCCTTCATTCTCTTCCTTTCAAGGAACGCACTTACTTACTTTGGAAACCTTGGACTCTACGTTGTTTCTGCAATTTCAGGTCTTTCCGACGTTGATGCGATTACTCTTTCAGTTACGAAACTCTTTAAAACCGGGTCTGTTGAGATATTGGCTGGAGTTACTGCAGTCTTAATTGCAGCGTTTGTAAATACAGTTTTCAAGTGGTTCTTGACCTTTTCAATGGGAAGTAGGGAGCTCTTTAGACAAACGACACCCGGATTTATAGCCCTCATATTCGGGGAAGTTATAGGAGTAGCCCTTTTATTCTGGTTGAAGTAG
- a CDS encoding shikimate dehydrogenase, with protein sequence MKITGRTAVYGIIGYPVKHSLSPLMQTSAFQELGLDAVYVPFEVPPENLEDAVKGLRALSVRGFNVTVPHKEKVAQLVDYLTEDAEILGAVNTVKNEGGELTGYNTDAEGFLRSLIEEGVELEGKRALMFGAGGAARAVGYALLKGGVKFLNIVNRSFSKAKKMAEILGRRGNVLVYPLKEGTVEALLKDADIIVNTTSVGMKEGDPQLFDYSKIPSGITVVDIIYNPPQTPLLKAAKEKGCKTINGLGMLVHQGAVAFEIWTGKKAPVEKMKKVLEEELYGSV encoded by the coding sequence ATGAAGATAACCGGAAGAACCGCCGTTTACGGAATAATAGGCTACCCTGTTAAGCACTCCCTCTCCCCGCTCATGCAGACGTCGGCCTTTCAGGAGTTAGGGTTGGATGCAGTTTACGTTCCTTTTGAGGTGCCTCCTGAGAACCTTGAAGATGCAGTAAAGGGATTGAGAGCCCTATCTGTAAGAGGTTTCAACGTAACAGTTCCCCACAAGGAAAAGGTAGCACAGCTGGTTGACTACTTAACGGAGGATGCAGAAATACTTGGAGCAGTTAACACGGTGAAGAACGAAGGTGGGGAGCTTACCGGATACAACACAGATGCTGAAGGGTTCCTCCGCTCGCTTATTGAAGAGGGAGTTGAGCTTGAAGGAAAGAGGGCCCTTATGTTTGGAGCAGGGGGAGCTGCAAGGGCTGTAGGTTATGCCCTCTTAAAGGGAGGAGTGAAGTTCTTAAACATAGTAAACAGGAGCTTTTCAAAGGCTAAGAAGATGGCAGAAATACTCGGTAGGAGGGGAAACGTTTTAGTATATCCCCTGAAGGAAGGAACCGTTGAGGCCCTATTAAAAGACGCAGACATAATAGTTAACACGACAAGCGTTGGAATGAAGGAGGGTGATCCCCAACTCTTTGACTACTCTAAAATCCCTTCAGGAATAACCGTAGTTGATATTATCTACAACCCTCCACAGACCCCTCTACTCAAAGCTGCAAAGGAAAAGGGCTGTAAAACGATTAACGGACTTGGAATGTTGGTTCATCAGGGAGCCGTAGCCTTTGAAATATGGACTGGTAAGAAAGCACCGGTTGAAAAGATGAAGAAAGTTCTTGAAGAGGAGCTCTATGGATCTGTTTAA
- the nfo gene encoding deoxyribonuclease IV: MKLKKFVGAHVSSAGGVFNAPLNAEKIGAKAFALFTKNQRQWKARPLKEEDVEKFKENLKKVGISPDHVLPHDSYLINLGSPDKEKRRKSIEAFVDEVERCYQLGLKYLNFHPGSSLGKVSEDECLKIVSESINEALSRTKEVILVIENTAGQGSNVGYRFEHIARIIELVEDKSRIGVCLDTCHMFAAGYDIRTPEAYERTMKEFDDVVGFKYLKGMHLNDAKSTLGSRVDRHHSIGKGNIGLEAFRLIMNDDRLNDIPLILETIDPSIWKEEIELLYSLVEG; encoded by the coding sequence GTGAAGTTAAAGAAGTTCGTCGGAGCCCACGTAAGCTCTGCTGGAGGAGTTTTCAACGCACCACTCAACGCAGAGAAGATAGGAGCTAAGGCCTTTGCCCTCTTTACAAAGAACCAGAGACAGTGGAAGGCGAGGCCTTTAAAGGAAGAGGATGTTGAGAAGTTTAAGGAGAACCTAAAGAAGGTTGGAATCTCTCCCGACCACGTTCTTCCCCACGACAGTTACCTGATAAACCTCGGAAGTCCCGATAAGGAAAAGAGGAGGAAGTCAATTGAGGCCTTTGTAGATGAAGTTGAAAGGTGTTATCAGTTAGGCCTTAAGTATTTAAACTTTCACCCCGGGAGCTCCCTCGGAAAGGTTAGTGAGGATGAGTGCCTTAAAATAGTTTCAGAATCAATAAATGAAGCCCTTTCAAGGACAAAGGAAGTTATACTGGTAATTGAAAACACCGCAGGTCAGGGGAGTAACGTAGGTTACAGGTTTGAACACATTGCAAGGATAATTGAGCTGGTTGAGGATAAAAGCAGGATAGGAGTCTGCCTTGATACCTGCCATATGTTTGCTGCAGGATACGACATAAGGACTCCAGAGGCTTACGAGAGGACTATGAAAGAGTTTGACGATGTTGTCGGTTTTAAATACCTAAAGGGAATGCACCTAAACGATGCAAAGTCTACACTTGGGAGTAGAGTTGATCGTCACCACTCAATAGGAAAGGGGAATATAGGCCTTGAGGCTTTCAGGCTCATAATGAACGATGATAGGTTAAACGACATTCCTCTCATCCTTGAGACGATAGACCCTTCTATCTGGAAAGAGGAGATAGAGCTCCTTTACTCCCTCGTTGAAGGTTAA
- a CDS encoding sulfite exporter TauE/SafE family protein: MELFEVSLLLLAGVFSGFAAGLFGIGGGVILVPVFWILFRSFGVEEGLSVKLSVATSLSVIAFTTLFTSLSHLLKGSLRLKDILTLGLFSAPAVALGVFLAKFIPALALKKLFGALLIVLGFRNFLKGEIKKAHLSRGGEGIVRLSVFISGFLSSLFGIGGGVVVNSILFSFSSLPVEKVVAAASLSSFLNALFGTLLYMVVPAKKVLSYQLGYVYLPATFLVSLGSLVGSRLGLNLLRRISQSHLKRSFGVFMVLIGIKILIS; this comes from the coding sequence TTGGAACTTTTTGAGGTTTCCCTTTTGCTCCTTGCCGGAGTCTTCTCCGGCTTTGCTGCAGGTCTCTTTGGAATAGGCGGTGGAGTTATACTGGTTCCCGTATTCTGGATTCTCTTTAGAAGTTTTGGAGTTGAGGAGGGGCTCTCAGTAAAGCTCTCAGTTGCAACAAGCCTATCTGTAATAGCCTTTACAACTCTCTTTACATCCCTTTCTCACCTCTTAAAGGGAAGTTTACGTTTGAAGGACATTTTAACTTTAGGCCTCTTCTCAGCTCCAGCCGTTGCCCTGGGTGTTTTCCTGGCCAAGTTTATACCGGCCTTGGCTTTAAAGAAGTTGTTTGGAGCTCTCTTAATAGTGTTAGGTTTTAGAAATTTCCTAAAAGGGGAAATTAAGAAAGCTCACTTGAGTAGGGGAGGAGAGGGTATAGTAAGGCTTTCCGTCTTTATCTCGGGCTTCCTCAGCTCCCTCTTCGGTATAGGAGGGGGGGTTGTTGTCAATTCGATCCTCTTTTCCTTCTCTTCACTGCCGGTTGAAAAGGTTGTTGCTGCCGCTTCTCTTTCATCTTTCCTCAACGCCCTCTTTGGAACTCTCCTCTACATGGTTGTCCCGGCCAAAAAAGTTCTAAGTTACCAGTTAGGGTACGTTTACCTTCCTGCAACCTTCTTAGTTTCGCTGGGCTCTCTGGTCGGTAGCCGTTTGGGACTGAACCTTTTAAGGAGAATCAGCCAAAGCCACTTGAAGAGGAGCTTTGGAGTTTTTATGGTTTTAATAGGGATCAAAATCCTAATAAGTTAA
- a CDS encoding cytochrome c3 family protein: MKRLILTAAGLSAFALSGCGGGGSGIADPDVYYRDFGVNVAVRSSPYLTKENHPDGWGQPNCLLCHQGFKHTMATPSFPTQAYQSLIERAVSKVGKEKAINVCSACHGTNGVEGVKRNCLVCHDSIDKLHFYKNTSSRKQSFHDFNGNEKIDDGDCVVCHWQSDMDGIVEPDTDLGALNGVHPRKVNDLCLTCHSATGPEIFNSPVADTDGDGKADSLLTPSKLPPDIETPWNNNDWHGQNSFTSERLFEEITLSGELLFHSNHSPLVCSQCHNPHASNNDKLIVEKVGETLISEKVVRQVDNTSEVKYAVIDPQVTAYFKDLSFSGIVTAKDRTYDLSKAEDLKAFMNLPVKNLDQVDVKTARAYTSSLCAACHSGSYYSPVNNLSLPKDVETHGGSNNECTQCHVHGHTF, translated from the coding sequence GTGAAAAGGCTAATTTTAACGGCAGCAGGGCTTTCTGCTTTTGCCCTATCCGGCTGTGGTGGAGGTGGAAGCGGAATTGCTGACCCTGACGTTTACTATAGGGACTTTGGAGTAAACGTAGCGGTAAGGAGCTCTCCTTACCTAACTAAGGAGAACCACCCAGACGGCTGGGGGCAGCCAAACTGCCTTCTTTGTCACCAGGGATTTAAACATACAATGGCAACCCCTTCGTTTCCAACACAGGCGTACCAAAGTCTGATTGAGAGGGCAGTCTCAAAGGTTGGAAAGGAGAAGGCAATAAACGTATGTTCAGCCTGCCATGGAACGAACGGAGTAGAGGGTGTTAAGAGGAACTGTCTGGTCTGCCACGATTCAATAGATAAGCTTCACTTTTACAAGAATACATCCTCCAGGAAGCAGTCCTTCCACGACTTTAACGGAAACGAGAAGATTGACGATGGGGACTGCGTAGTATGCCACTGGCAGTCCGACATGGATGGAATCGTTGAGCCAGACACCGACCTTGGAGCTCTAAACGGAGTCCATCCCAGAAAGGTTAATGACCTGTGTTTAACCTGCCACTCAGCTACAGGCCCAGAAATATTTAACTCTCCAGTAGCAGATACCGACGGAGACGGAAAGGCCGATTCCCTCTTAACTCCTTCAAAACTTCCTCCGGATATAGAAACTCCTTGGAATAACAACGACTGGCACGGTCAAAACTCCTTTACTTCAGAAAGGTTGTTTGAGGAAATAACCCTTTCAGGGGAGCTCCTGTTCCACTCAAACCACTCTCCCCTTGTCTGCTCCCAGTGCCACAACCCCCACGCTTCAAACAACGATAAGTTAATTGTAGAGAAGGTAGGAGAGACTTTAATTTCTGAGAAAGTAGTTAGGCAGGTTGACAACACCTCTGAGGTTAAGTACGCAGTAATTGACCCACAGGTAACAGCTTACTTTAAAGACCTTTCATTCTCAGGGATAGTTACAGCAAAGGATAGGACTTACGACCTCTCTAAAGCTGAAGACCTAAAGGCCTTCATGAACTTGCCGGTTAAAAACCTTGACCAGGTAGACGTTAAAACTGCTAGGGCTTACACTTCGTCCCTATGTGCTGCATGCCACTCCGGTAGTTACTACTCACCGGTAAATAACCTTTCCCTCCCAAAAGACGTTGAAACCCACGGGGGATCCAACAACGAATGTACACAGTGCCACGTCCACGGTCACACCTTCTAA
- a CDS encoding ubiquinone/menaquinone biosynthesis methyltransferase → MEKRQPVGVEIFDRIAERYDSISTFLSLGIIKRWQRELVRGLEKPGFVLDLACGTGDVGALVKGKSKGVVGLDYSLPMLRVAKRKYPEILFVRGDALRTPFRDGTFDTVLISLALRHFERPKEALSEVRRILKEGGRVRILEVSIPKNPVLKGLFITFLKRVMLPLGKVRSKADVTRHLYETIVNFPHYEKLIELSKEVGFKEASYRTLMGGLATIYSLRG, encoded by the coding sequence ATGGAAAAGAGACAGCCTGTTGGAGTTGAAATTTTTGACAGGATAGCCGAGAGGTACGATTCAATATCCACCTTCCTCTCACTCGGGATTATAAAGAGGTGGCAGAGGGAATTAGTTAGAGGCCTTGAAAAACCGGGCTTTGTCCTTGACCTTGCCTGCGGAACTGGAGACGTTGGAGCTCTCGTTAAAGGGAAATCAAAGGGGGTAGTGGGCCTTGACTATTCTCTGCCTATGTTAAGGGTTGCAAAGAGAAAGTACCCTGAAATCCTCTTCGTTAGAGGAGATGCCCTAAGAACGCCGTTTAGAGACGGAACTTTTGACACTGTTTTAATCTCACTTGCCCTTCGCCACTTTGAAAGGCCGAAAGAGGCCCTCTCTGAGGTTAGAAGGATTTTAAAGGAGGGGGGTAGGGTAAGGATCCTTGAAGTTTCAATTCCAAAGAACCCTGTTTTGAAGGGCCTCTTCATAACTTTCCTAAAGAGGGTGATGCTACCTCTAGGTAAGGTTCGCTCAAAGGCAGACGTTACGAGGCACCTCTATGAGACTATAGTCAACTTTCCCCACTACGAAAAGCTTATAGAGCTCTCTAAGGAAGTGGGATTTAAAGAGGCCAGCTATAGAACTCTCATGGGGGGACTGGCGACGATTTACTCATTAAGAGGATAA